tggtacatagccccaaCATTCTTAAGATTGAACAACTTTGTGATgaagcagaatgatccgaagggggtgatgaaagatgttgggagtttgtcagactctttcatcgtgatttgatggtacccggagtacacatcaaggaagtaaagggtttcgcaccctgaggtagagtcgactatttggtctatgcatggcaaaggaaatggatcctttgggcacgctttgttgagacccgtgtagtcaacacacatcctccatttcccattcttctttcgtacaagaacaggattggctaaccactcgggttGGTACaattccttgatgaatccgactgCCAAAAGCTTCgcgatctcctcgccgatggtcctacgTTTTCCCTCGTCGAAGCAACATAGGCAttgcttcatcggcttggagcctaggtagatctttaaggcatgctcggtgagttcccttggaatgcctggcatgtctgagggtttccacacaaagatgtctctgttggtatagaggaagccgacgagcgtgctttgctatttggaggaaagcatggtgctaaTGCACACCAATTTGCCTTCAGGGCTGCcgagatctatgaggacctccttggcgccctccacTTGCTCAAAAGACCCAACCGACTGCTTGGGGTCAGGTGCTTattcggtgacctccttcctggTGGCCGCGAGCTCTCCGGAGGCGACGATTGTCGTAGCGTGATCATAGTACTCGACATCGCACTCATAGGCGCACTGGAAGGTGGTGCCAACAGTGATGGCCCTACCTAGGCccaacatctttagctttaggtaggtgtagttggggatggccatgaacttctcgtagcatggtcgtcccagggTGGCGTGGTAGGTttcatggaacccaaccacttcgaaggtgagggtctctgtcctatagttgGAAGAACccctgaaggtgatgggtagatcgatttGCCCAAGCATCatagcctgctttctaggcacgatgccatggaaaggctcTCTAGTTGGTCGGATGTGCACTCGATCGATGCCCATAGCGTCGAGCGtcttagcgtacatgatgttgaggccgctacccccatccattagtaccttggtgagccactttgtgctGACGATCGGGTCAACCACAAGAGGATATGTCCCTAGTTATATGATGATCTTGGGGTGGTTGGTCTGATCAAAAGTTATGCCAGATTCTGACCATCGGAAGAAGGTGGGCGTGGCTGgcttggccgtatagacctcgcggtgcTCGAGCTTCTGacagcgcttggagtcataggctgccaaccctccaaagatcatgaggcagccatctagtgtcagaaagccaccgtccttcccctcgaTGTTGTCCGTGGTTGGGTCggggtccttcctatgctcccctttgttagAGCCTCTGGATAGGAACTGCatcatgaggccacagtccttgtacagatgcttgatagggaaggcatggttcagaCATGGCCCCTTGAGTAGCCTCTCAAAGTGGTTTGGGGTGACCTCCACAGGCTTTCGA
This DNA window, taken from Miscanthus floridulus cultivar M001 chromosome 13, ASM1932011v1, whole genome shotgun sequence, encodes the following:
- the LOC136499926 gene encoding uncharacterized protein, producing the protein MDGGSGLNIMYAKTLDAMGIDRVHIRPTREPFHGIVPRKQAMMLGQIDLPITFRGSSNYRTETLTFEVVGFHETYHATLGRPCYEKFMAIPNYTYLKLKMLGLGRAITVGTTFQCAYECDVEYYDHATTIVASGELAATRKEVTE